One Deltaproteobacteria bacterium genomic region harbors:
- the atpB gene encoding F0F1 ATP synthase subunit A: MAGSYFTLFDLAHVPHEYTYVAANVTVTGLVVALSVAAKISLGSGEAAITPAPKFSIKGMFEVVVEFMDNLVREVIGTEGRKYVPLFGAVFLFIAFSNLFGLIPGMTAATSNINAALAIGLFSFATYNIIGLMHGGWHYIAHFFGPVWWLAWLMLPIELISHSVRPFSLGMRLSINMSADHTILGTFIDLTKVLVPVIFYGMGTFVSLVQAFVFTMLSMVYVSLATADDH, from the coding sequence GTGGCAGGAAGTTACTTTACATTATTTGATCTCGCACACGTACCACACGAGTACACTTACGTGGCGGCAAACGTTACTGTCACAGGTCTTGTCGTTGCTTTGAGTGTCGCCGCAAAAATCTCTCTAGGTTCGGGTGAAGCCGCGATCACTCCCGCACCGAAATTTTCGATCAAGGGCATGTTCGAGGTCGTCGTTGAATTCATGGACAACTTAGTCCGTGAGGTCATCGGCACTGAGGGGCGAAAATACGTTCCGTTGTTCGGCGCTGTTTTCCTTTTCATCGCTTTCAGCAATCTATTTGGCCTAATTCCTGGGATGACGGCAGCTACGAGTAACATCAACGCAGCATTGGCAATTGGGCTATTCTCGTTTGCTACTTACAACATCATTGGGCTGATGCACGGTGGATGGCATTATATCGCACATTTTTTTGGACCGGTTTGGTGGCTAGCTTGGCTGATGCTCCCAATAGAATTGATTTCTCACTCTGTGCGCCCCTTCAGTCTGGGCATGCGTCTTTCGATTAACATGTCAGCGGATCACACGATTCTAGGCACGTTTATCGATTTAACAAAGGTCCTCGTGCCCGTAATTTTCTACGGCATGGGAACATTTGTATCTCTGGTACAAGCGTTCGTGTTCACTATGTTGTCGATGGTTTACGTGTCTTTGGCGACGGCCGACGATCACTAG